The proteins below come from a single Chitinophaga pinensis DSM 2588 genomic window:
- a CDS encoding LacI family DNA-binding transcriptional regulator, with amino-acid sequence MPNPPTIKEIAKRLNLAASTVSRALHNHPRIGLKTRMQVQALARELQYEPNQTAIFFQQKKTFTLGIVLPELSEAFFSAAISGIEDTANKSNYMVLLGQSHDDATREQKIVEIMKNHRVDGLLVSLAKNTVHYAHFEMLRKYNIPVVFFDRIPDMKDIHYVASNMESGTIQAVSFLLQQGHRVIGMINGPEKLIASRQRTTGYRKAMQQQRLKYDATLNVHSDLTKEGTRQAMQQLLSNKRKITAVVAFNDYVSQDAVQYAAEQGIQINKDICFVSYANLPLSSYMAYPPLASVEQYPYLQGQKATEILLDLLSGKLAPDAYQQIVVDSRLVIAPGK; translated from the coding sequence ATGCCCAATCCACCAACTATAAAAGAAATCGCCAAAAGGCTCAACCTGGCCGCCTCCACTGTATCCAGGGCTTTGCACAATCATCCGCGTATTGGCTTGAAAACCAGGATGCAGGTACAGGCGCTCGCCCGCGAATTGCAATATGAGCCGAATCAGACCGCCATTTTCTTCCAGCAGAAAAAAACATTTACCCTGGGTATTGTACTCCCTGAACTGTCAGAAGCCTTCTTTTCCGCAGCGATCAGCGGCATAGAAGATACTGCCAACAAGAGCAATTACATGGTGCTGCTGGGCCAGTCGCATGATGACGCAACAAGAGAACAGAAGATCGTGGAAATCATGAAAAATCACCGGGTAGACGGACTGCTGGTTTCCCTGGCCAAAAACACCGTACACTACGCACATTTCGAAATGCTGCGGAAATACAATATCCCTGTCGTATTCTTTGACCGGATCCCCGATATGAAAGATATCCACTATGTCGCTTCGAATATGGAATCAGGCACCATCCAGGCCGTATCTTTCTTATTACAGCAGGGACATCGGGTCATCGGTATGATCAATGGACCTGAAAAGCTGATCGCCAGCCGGCAACGTACAACAGGTTACCGGAAAGCCATGCAGCAGCAACGCCTGAAATATGACGCGACCCTCAATGTACACAGCGATCTTACCAAAGAAGGTACGCGTCAGGCCATGCAACAACTACTCTCCAACAAAAGGAAAATAACCGCCGTTGTCGCTTTTAATGACTATGTCTCACAAGATGCAGTGCAATATGCCGCTGAACAAGGCATACAGATCAATAAAGACATCTGCTTCGTCAGTTATGCCAATCTGCCGCTGAGTAGTTATATGGCATATCCTCCTCTCGCCTCCGTTGAACAATACCCCTATCTGCAAGGACAGAAAGCCACCGAAATACTCCTGGACCTCCTGTCAGGTAAACTGGCCCCGGATGCTTATCAGCAGATCGTTGTCGACTCCAGACTGGTCATTGCACCTGGGAAGTAA
- a CDS encoding phosphotransferase enzyme family protein produces the protein MQDILAAYGLSMAECLIQPFGSGLINATWKISAGDRHYILQRINHGVFKQPTLIAENISTIGRHLDTYHPAYFFVQPVRTIDGQDMYITTEGAYFRMQPFVADSRSYDVVDNAQLAFEAARQFGRFTKLLSDIDINTIQYPLPDFHNLTLRYQQFEQAIKQGNQARIAEAATDIDMIRSYQHLTATFKAIQQHPGFKMRVMHHDTKISNVLFDNADNGICVIDLDTVMPGYFISDFGDMMRTYLSPVSEEETDFSKVQVRTDYYQAIVQGYLSEMKDELSGAEKAHLVYAGQFLVYMQAIRFLTDYFNNDSYYGAKYERHNLLRARNQLTLLNNITQQAQTLSLVAAD, from the coding sequence ATGCAGGATATACTGGCAGCTTATGGATTATCAATGGCCGAATGCCTTATTCAGCCATTCGGCAGTGGCCTTATCAACGCCACCTGGAAGATCTCTGCAGGCGATCGTCACTACATCCTGCAACGCATCAATCATGGGGTGTTTAAGCAGCCAACACTGATAGCTGAAAACATCAGCACTATCGGCCGCCACCTGGATACGTATCATCCGGCATATTTCTTTGTACAGCCGGTGCGTACCATCGACGGACAGGATATGTACATCACAACTGAAGGCGCTTATTTCCGTATGCAACCTTTTGTTGCTGATTCCCGCAGTTATGATGTGGTAGATAATGCACAACTGGCATTTGAAGCAGCCAGACAATTCGGTCGCTTTACAAAACTGCTGTCAGATATTGATATCAATACGATTCAATATCCACTGCCTGATTTTCACAATCTCACGCTGCGTTATCAACAGTTTGAACAGGCCATAAAACAAGGTAATCAGGCAAGAATAGCAGAAGCTGCAACAGATATTGACATGATCCGCAGCTATCAGCACCTGACAGCAACATTTAAAGCCATACAGCAACATCCTGGTTTCAAAATGCGGGTGATGCATCACGATACCAAGATCAGCAACGTATTATTTGATAACGCTGATAATGGAATCTGTGTGATCGATCTGGATACAGTGATGCCGGGGTATTTCATCAGTGATTTCGGAGATATGATGCGTACTTATCTTTCTCCTGTCAGCGAAGAAGAAACGGACTTCAGTAAAGTACAGGTAAGAACAGATTATTACCAGGCTATTGTACAGGGATATCTGAGTGAAATGAAAGATGAACTCAGCGGGGCAGAAAAAGCACACCTTGTGTATGCAGGACAGTTCCTGGTATATATGCAGGCCATCCGTTTCCTGACGGATTATTTCAACAATGATAGTTACTACGGCGCAAAATATGAACGACACAATCTCCTGCGGGCGCGTAACCAGCTCACACTGCTGAACAACATTACGCAGCAGGCACAAACGCTTTCTTTAGTGGCAGCAGACTAG
- a CDS encoding NADH-quinone oxidoreductase subunit N produces MNALISTALSGVVMMFAGLFIGNKQRIKFVAIVVLLISFAANLAELSTIGAGERTLYGMITVSHFSILFNAIALGSTLIYFLLSGSAFEKVGEHVSDYFALIFFILSGITLVSTFSSLLILFLAIEIMSIPQYILAGADKKTPKSTEASLKYFLMGSFSTGILLMGITLIYGATGTFNVAELGLGAGKVNTLALCGIILMAFALSFKVSAAPFHFWTPDVYDGSPTVFTSFMATVVKAGGFIAFIRVFHGAFVGERLTADWQLLLAIITAATLIVGNFTAVFQQSVKRMLAYSSIAQAGFMLLAVISMNTFATQGIILYAAAYSVATIGIFAVMIKLKDYTFDGFNGLARTQPVLAITTTIFVCSLAGIPLTAGFFAKYFVLAAAVQQGNLLWLVITAVICAAISAYYYFRVIIAMYFKQGEAETAEISGSFKLMLIITAAIVILLGIFPGLLLQFI; encoded by the coding sequence ATGAATGCATTAATATCTACTGCTTTATCGGGCGTTGTAATGATGTTTGCGGGTTTATTTATCGGTAATAAGCAGCGCATAAAATTTGTAGCCATTGTTGTACTGCTGATTTCATTTGCAGCCAACCTGGCGGAGTTATCTACCATTGGAGCAGGCGAGCGTACCTTATACGGCATGATCACTGTGAGCCACTTCAGTATCCTGTTCAATGCGATCGCATTGGGTAGTACACTGATCTATTTCTTATTATCAGGCAGTGCTTTTGAAAAAGTAGGCGAACACGTTTCTGACTATTTCGCACTGATCTTCTTCATTCTGTCAGGTATCACACTGGTTTCTACTTTCAGCAGCTTATTAATACTCTTCCTGGCAATAGAGATTATGTCTATTCCACAGTATATACTGGCTGGTGCGGATAAGAAAACGCCTAAAAGCACAGAGGCTTCCCTGAAGTACTTCCTGATGGGCTCTTTTTCTACCGGTATCCTGCTGATGGGTATTACGCTGATCTATGGTGCTACCGGTACTTTCAATGTAGCTGAACTGGGCCTGGGTGCAGGTAAAGTAAATACACTGGCATTGTGCGGTATCATCCTGATGGCTTTCGCATTATCTTTCAAAGTATCTGCGGCGCCTTTCCACTTCTGGACGCCTGACGTATATGACGGTTCTCCTACCGTATTTACTTCTTTCATGGCTACGGTTGTAAAAGCGGGCGGTTTCATCGCTTTTATCAGGGTATTCCATGGTGCGTTTGTAGGTGAAAGACTTACTGCTGACTGGCAGTTACTGCTGGCTATCATTACGGCTGCTACGCTGATCGTCGGCAACTTTACCGCTGTATTCCAGCAAAGCGTTAAACGTATGCTGGCTTACTCCAGTATCGCACAGGCAGGTTTCATGCTGCTGGCTGTTATCTCTATGAACACTTTCGCTACACAGGGTATTATCCTGTATGCGGCAGCTTATAGCGTAGCGACCATCGGTATCTTCGCTGTGATGATCAAACTGAAAGATTACACGTTTGATGGTTTCAACGGACTGGCACGCACACAACCAGTATTGGCGATTACTACTACTATCTTTGTATGTTCACTGGCAGGTATTCCGCTGACAGCAGGTTTCTTCGCTAAATACTTTGTACTGGCAGCAGCTGTTCAACAGGGTAACCTGTTATGGCTGGTGATCACCGCTGTGATCTGTGCGGCTATCAGTGCTTACTACTATTTCCGCGTGATCATCGCTATGTACTTCAAACAGGGCGAAGCTGAAACCGCAGAAATCAGTGGTAGTTTCAAGCTGATGCTGATCATTACGGCAGCGATCGTGATCCTGCTTGGTATCTTCCCTGGATTATTGTTACAGTTTATCTAA
- a CDS encoding NuoM family protein: MLTVLLILIPLVAGLVTFGLKGSGPKALGLVASLASLAVTVAALFQFRTAPDALQLTANWIPQLGAQFSVGLDGMGLMLCLLTAISFLLILIVIYNREYERPNSFYGLMLLSQAGLVGVFTAYDALLFYVFWELALIPVYFLCSLWGGEKRIPVTFKFFVYTFAGSLLMLVGLIYIYLQTPEHSFSYASFVSGAITPQDQSWLFWLFFVAFAIKMPIFPFHTWQPDTYEQSPTPVTMVLSGIMVKMGLFGVVRWLLPVLPKGAYMWSDVAIVLSIIGIIYASCIAIVQSDIKRLIAYSSIAHIGLMSAAIFTNNEQSLQGLMVQMFNHGINIIGLWIIVEIIQNRLKIKNLNEMGGIAQYAPGIAIFLVTISLANIALPLTNGFIGEFLMLSGLFQYNVWFMAVAGLGIILGAVYTLNMVQKVIFGQSNQLTETTTDLKGNELLVLIIIVGIILVLGFYPKPMLELVSSTTELVNKVY, encoded by the coding sequence ATGTTGACAGTATTACTCATATTGATTCCTTTAGTTGCGGGCCTGGTTACGTTTGGTCTGAAGGGGTCTGGCCCTAAAGCGCTGGGTTTGGTGGCATCCCTGGCTTCGCTGGCAGTAACAGTTGCTGCTTTGTTCCAGTTCAGGACTGCACCGGATGCGTTGCAGCTGACAGCAAACTGGATTCCTCAGCTGGGCGCACAGTTCAGTGTAGGGCTGGATGGAATGGGCCTGATGCTTTGTTTGCTGACAGCCATTTCTTTTCTGCTGATCTTGATCGTTATCTATAACAGAGAATATGAGCGCCCTAACAGTTTCTATGGTCTGATGCTGTTGTCTCAGGCTGGTCTGGTAGGTGTGTTCACCGCGTATGACGCTTTGTTATTCTACGTTTTCTGGGAACTGGCACTGATTCCCGTGTATTTCCTCTGCTCACTCTGGGGTGGCGAAAAACGTATTCCAGTTACATTTAAATTCTTTGTATACACCTTTGCAGGTTCCCTGTTAATGCTGGTAGGTCTGATCTATATCTACCTGCAAACGCCGGAGCATTCTTTCAGCTACGCCAGTTTTGTAAGCGGCGCTATTACTCCACAGGACCAGTCCTGGTTGTTCTGGCTCTTCTTCGTAGCATTTGCTATCAAGATGCCGATCTTCCCTTTCCACACCTGGCAGCCTGATACTTACGAACAATCACCTACCCCTGTTACAATGGTACTGTCAGGTATCATGGTGAAAATGGGTCTTTTCGGTGTTGTCCGCTGGTTACTGCCTGTACTGCCGAAAGGCGCTTATATGTGGTCAGATGTTGCGATCGTACTGTCTATCATCGGTATCATCTATGCATCCTGCATCGCGATCGTACAGTCAGACATCAAACGCCTGATCGCTTACTCTTCCATCGCCCACATCGGTCTGATGAGTGCAGCTATCTTCACTAATAATGAGCAGAGCTTACAGGGTCTGATGGTGCAGATGTTCAACCATGGTATCAACATTATTGGTTTGTGGATCATCGTTGAGATTATCCAGAACCGTCTGAAAATTAAGAACCTGAACGAGATGGGTGGTATTGCGCAGTATGCACCGGGTATTGCCATCTTCCTCGTAACCATCAGTCTTGCCAATATCGCTTTACCACTGACCAACGGTTTCATCGGGGAGTTCCTGATGTTAAGTGGTCTGTTCCAGTACAATGTTTGGTTCATGGCTGTAGCCGGACTGGGTATCATCCTGGGAGCGGTATACACGCTGAACATGGTGCAGAAAGTGATCTTCGGACAGAGTAATCAGCTGACTGAAACGACTACAGATCTGAAAGGAAATGAGTTGCTGGTACTGATTATCATTGTAGGTATTATCCTGGTACTGGGTTTCTATCCGAAGCCTATGCTGGAGCTGGTAAGCAGCACTACTGAATTGGTTAACAAGGTTTATTAA